The following is a genomic window from Bactrocera tryoni isolate S06 chromosome 2, CSIRO_BtryS06_freeze2, whole genome shotgun sequence.
CTTCGGCACGCAATGTGATTGAAAGAACGATAGGCCTTTTAAAAAGTCGCTTTCGATGCTTACAAGGTACATTGCAATATAACCCACAAAAGGTGGTTAAAATTGTCAATGTTTGTTGCGCACTGCACAACATCTGTCGGTGCTATAACATTGAATGCCCCAATATAGAAACTATCACCGTTTCCACAGAAGTTTACgaggaaaattgtgaaattttatcaCATGGTAGAATGCAAAATGAGGGCCAACGGATCCGAAACGAAATAGCAAACGCTCTTTAAATCTATTGTTCTTTTGTTAAGGCACACAAcatgaaattgtttatttaaatacgtAAAtccttaaattaattaaagtatagAATTCATTGTACATAtgcaaatagttttattttaacgTATTTTAAATCAGCCATACTCTTCCAAGGGATCATACTCCTCCTCCTCATGTTTGCGTAATACTTCAAGCAtttttttgctgaattttttgAATTCCTGTGTTAGGTTATTAACCGCGCTAACTAAAGCCTTGTCTGTCTCCCTcccaattttttgaaattcgagGATAGCATCCATTTTGTTAGATATATCCTGCTTCCATTCTTTGTCGTactcaataaacttttttagcCGCtcatttgttgtttcttttggCGTAGGTTTTTGAGCGATAGAGGTGTCAAGACGAGGACGTTTCGCAGAAGTTGAAGGGATATCGTCATcgcttgaaattaaatattcttcCTCGAGACCAAATGATAGTCCCGAAATCCCTCCAACACTCTGAGCCATTCCACAAATGCGTACAATGGTTTCCTCCGTTTGGTTCAATGTATACTTAGAAAATGGTCCTCCACCAGTGGCTCGGGCTTCGATTTTATTCTGCGCCAACTTCTTTTTCACTTCGCTTTTCCAGTCCGTCCATATCTAAAAATAGGAGAAAAGAATTAGAAAATGGAATAGGATTTCCACTAGCATGAGTATGAAAGCATTGTTGATTACCTTCTTCCAACCGTTCACATCCTTTATTGGCGGGCCTGCGCTGTTAAGCGACTCTGCTAATTGTTGCCAAAGGGAGTCCACAAGCGCCTTTTCTCGTTTGGTAAACCCTCTGGCGATGTCGGGATACTTCTCCATAAACTGCAACAGTACATCATTTTGTcctctatttttatgttttccccTGGAAATGTTGAAATAGTATCAATGGTATGTTAATATTCAAATGtgaattacattttacactttggacaaaatatatgtatgtacttacattttATAAGAAATGGTAGCTACAGCGTGTAAATATggcacataaaataaaaacgttagCGATCGTCTGACCGTTTTGTTTCCGATAAGAAAACCT
Proteins encoded in this region:
- the LOC120768676 gene encoding uncharacterized protein LOC120768676 translates to MEKYPDIARGFTKREKALVDSLWQQLAESLNSAGPPIKDVNGWKKIWTDWKSEVKKKLAQNKIEARATGGGPFSKYTLNQTEETIVRICGMAQSVGGISGLSFGLEEEYLISSDDDIPSTSAKRPRLDTSIAQKPTPKETTNERLKKFIEYDKEWKQDISNKMDAILEFQKIGRETDKALVSAVNNLTQEFKKFSKKMLEVLRKHEEEEYDPLEEYG